CCTAAGTGTGCTCTTTTTCAGCCCTGTCGCAGCTAAGCGCGCAACTGTTGCATTTTCCGACTCGAAAGCAAATCTCCGGCTACAACGCAAAGCTAATTTCACAATTGAATTTAAACCAAGAGCACATATTAATGCACAAAGCAAAGCTGCTAAAATGATCACCATATTAGTGTCGAAATTTGCTTCGTTGGAGTAACCATGGTGTGGTTTGGTTATAGTAGTGCTAGGTGGGACAACAGGACGGGGATCGAGTAGTAGCCGGTATGGACGATGATAAACCTCCATAATTTAC
This DNA window, taken from Nicotiana tabacum cultivar K326 chromosome 4, ASM71507v2, whole genome shotgun sequence, encodes the following:
- the LOC107794582 gene encoding RING-H2 finger protein ATL74-like yields the protein MEVYHRPYRLLLDPRPVVPPSTTITKPHHGYSNEANFDTNMVIILAALLCALICALGLNSIVKLALRCSRRFAFESENATVARLAATGLKKSTLRQLPVTVYGSGVNIPATDCPICLGEFMDGEKVRVLPRCHHGFHVKCIDIWLALHSSCPTCRQSLLEQNTSTTTSSDAGDVETGLRQQHGTAAEVG